In the Phoenix dactylifera cultivar Barhee BC4 unplaced genomic scaffold, palm_55x_up_171113_PBpolish2nd_filt_p 000139F, whole genome shotgun sequence genome, one interval contains:
- the LOC103717965 gene encoding 14-3-3 protein 6: MAGEREENVYMAKLAEQAERYEEMVEFMEKVTAAAAAAEGEELTVEERNLLSVAYKNVIGARRASWRIVSSIEQKEESRGNEDHVAAIRDYRARIEAELTSICSGILKLLDASLIPSASVSDSKVFYLKMKGDYHRYLAEFKTGSDRKDAAESTLAAYKSAQDIAAAELAPTHPIRLGLSLNFSVFYYEILNSPDLACTLAKQAFDEAIAELDTLGEESYKDSTLIMQLLRDNLTLWTSDMQDDGVDEIKEAPKHEDEQQ, translated from the exons ATGGCGGGCGAGAGGGAGGAGAACGTGTACATGGCGAAGCTCGCCGAGCAGGCGGAGCGCTATGAGGAGATGGTGGAGTTCATGGAGAAGGTGACCgccgcagcggcggcggcggagggggagGAGCTCACCGTGGAGGAGCGCAACCTCCTCTCGGTGGCCTACAAGAACGTCATCGGCGCCCGACGGGCTTCGTGGCGGATCGTGTCGTCGATCGAGCAGAAGGAGGAAAGCCGCGGCAACGAGGACCACGTCGCGGCCATCCGCGACTACCGTGCCAGGATCGAGGCCGAGCTCACCAGCATCTGTTCCGGGATCCTCAAGCTCCTGGACGCAAGCCTCATCCCCTCCGCCTCCGTCTCCGACTCCAAGGTCTTCTACCTCAAGATGAAGGGCGACTACCACCGGTACCTCGCCGAGTTTAAGACCGGCTCCGACCGCAAGGACGCCGCGGAGAGCACTCTTGCTGCCTACAAGTCCGCCCAG GATATTGCGGCGGCGGAGCTGGCGCCTACGCACCCGATCCGGTTGGGGCTGTCCCTCAACTTCTCGGTGTTTTACTATGAGATCTTGAACTCGCCGGACCTGGCTTGCACTCTCGCGAAGCAG GCATTTGATGAAGCGATTGCAGAGCTGGATACGCTTGGTGAGGAATCGTACAAAGACAGCACTCTTATCATGCAGCTCCTCCGAGATAATCTTACCCTGTGGACCTCAGACATGCAG GATGATGGGGtagatgagatcaaagaagcacCCAAGCATGAGGATGAACAGCAGTAG